The nucleotide sequence TTTAATGGGGGAAAGCCAAGGGTAATAAAACATGGCGTCACCATTGGCCATGTATATAAGGAGGACATGGTGTTATATCTTGCTGGTGCAGGATGTGCTTGATGTGACTATAGGGAGAAAAGCACAAACCTAATAGGACAATAGAAGAAGGAAGGAGAAAGAGAAGTGGAGACTATGGAGATTGTAGACCCAACCACTACATGAGGATAACAGCAGGTGTGTGTAGGTTTGACGTTAGTGAAGTTTCTTGTCAATGTTTTAATTACGATGTATGTTGAGAACCATGCCGCGTGTGGGGAAACACAAGATACCTAAACCATGAGCAATGAAGATTTTATGAAATCAATTAAAAAGACTTTATTGCCCTGTAAAAGAATATAAGTATATAGTACAATGGCCAAAGTAAGAACACACACTCTCGGGGATATTATTGTTACTCATAGATATATTTTTAGTAGAACTAAATTGTGAAATTTTATGGGAAACCTTCATCCTTCCTTGAAAGCAGCGGAAGGTTCGGATCCCCAACCAGTGGATCAGTGGATCTTCCTGTTAACGCAGGTCAATTAAAAGCTGATTTAGAGCCCATCAATGACCAGATTTCAAGAAGTTCCACCAACAATTCCAAGAAATTCCACCAATTGGACTTATATCAATCTATAGATCAATGAGGTGACCCCCAGTGGTTCCTTTTCACCCTTCTGCCCTTGAGTGATAGATATACCCAATGAAAGAGCTTTCAATCTAGGCTGGTGGGGTGGTAAGAAGCCACTGAGGAACGTTCAGATGActtatggttcaggcagcatagaaGTGATGTCAGGTTCCTTTTAAAATGTACTTTTTCCATTGTGTCACTACATACTCATAATACAAGCTATAGCCAATTTGATAGTACTATTACCAGAACACCAGCTCCCATTACCTGCCCTTGTTTTATGCTGATGCCGTCTGTTTATGAAGCAAGAATTTGATTTCCCTGCCACTGCCTTGATTTATTACCTTGTAAAGAGAGTATCTATAATAACTTCACatattttatatatctatatataatggaAGCCACAGGTGACAGCTTCACTAAATTCTGGATAATAAATCTACAAGCCACTATATGGGATATGTCTAATTGTCTAATCATGCTCCTCTATGTTCATTCCCGCTAAAAGAAGGCCAACCTTGTTTAATGTTGCTTGTGGCACCTGTACGGTGACCATTGTAATTCTTATCTGAAATATTCCTGGGATTCCAACTGCTAAGCCCCCTATTTATCATCAGAATGGGCAACCCTGTTCCTGCATTCCCCCCAACTGAAAGACTGTGGCTTGATGGAATGCGAACTGAGTGGTGGTCAAACATGCAATCTAGCAAGCACTATAAGGACATGGGGTATAATCCAACGGAATCGCGTTTCTGGCCAATAGCGGCTGCTGTTTGTTTTAAAAGCATCGATATATGTAAAGTTTTATCCAAATGCTTTACTGGATTGGTGTTCTGCACTGTACACATGCTACGTTGGAGATTGACATCCGTGCAAAGCTCACGTTACACAAAGTTGGCAAATTTCTTCAGGTGGTCTACCTGCCAAAAATTCTACGGTGTTGAGGAAAATAGCAGTCCTGTGTTTTCATCATTGCTATAGACTTTGGAAGGGTTGGAGGGGGCATGATTAACTGTAGCACAATTCAAACAGTCAGCCACAGTCTTGCGACTTGGGGAAGTAgttgactaagggtcctattagatgggctgatggcggcctgatcaataatgtaaatgagcactgatctaaaCTCCTTTACTGAGCCTATTGCACAGCTCGATAATTGATTAgcaaggtctgcacagacatcgtcagcaatgcccatgcagcccttggTTTAAgctgttatacatcacctctgGAGTGTGTAGAAGTAATGTATTACAATTAATTCAATCATTAGCAGTCGgccacgcattgctattacatgtagcaatacgCGGTTGGTGGCCGTTAattttaggtctagacctaaacacacaatcagctgatgatagttgtctctattacacagattgACAAGCGACCTGATTCAAAcaattattgcttcgtgtaatagggccctaagagtcccCCATTCTGGTAACCTGGGGAGAAGGCTCCAGAAGTCAGGACCCCATCTATCTAGAATTCAATACTTATCCAGTGGATAGTTCAAATTGCTTTagtctggaatatccctttaacccctggaAAACCTTACAACTAAATCCTTGAACATGTACATTGTCTATGCCAGCGATTGGTATCATTTCAAGTAGGAGGTAGGCCTAGATAGTAATTGTCCACTGAAGTTATCGTCAAATATGGCTTCTTATGGAGGTCCACATTGTTCATACAGGTTTGTTTCCTAAAAATCCACAAAAATCCTTCAGCAAATGGTGTATTAGTAAAAACATAAACCACAGGTGTAGAAATTAGGTTGACTGAATTAAAGTAAAGGATCGTTGCAAAGAAATAAGTTGTCCTACAAGGCAATACCCGAACAAACCAAGAACTTAACTATAAACTGTCTAGACAATTCTTTACGATCACCTACAAAAGGGAAGATAATTATTATTTTCACAATTATCTGTTTGTCACAATGAAATGTGGCAAACTTCAAAGTCATCGAAAAGAGGCAGGTTTACGTGTTAACACTAAGAATCAAACAATAACAATGAGTAAAATGCAGACagcccgagggggggggggggggggggttgagagaACAAAAAACAAACCAGGAAACTATTTTTACACACTACTTACATTAATCCACTCGGGATTTATAAGTTGTTTAATAGCAAAAACATTAAGAAAAAAGCACGCTACACCCACCTCCAGGACAAGTATAAGTAAGCCCACACAGGCAACAAAGAGCCAAACAGAAGCTTCCTCAGGTCTCCAGCTCTTGGATCTCACGTATTACACCATGTCTTCTCACCGGAAAAGTGGATCGGTTAGAACATCAGTTAGTGGCAGCATCAGTAGCCACAGGGTCAGCTCGTTGGCTTTAGACCTGACTAAGGGATCTGAGCACTTTGCAGTCGGACACTTTAGTGGAAACGATGGCCTTTtgcatggaggagagaaggagaCCATGCAAAACCTCAACAACCGACTGGCTTCCTACTTGGACAAAGTCAAGGCTCTGGAACACGCCAATGCTGACCTTGAAGCCAAGATCAAGGAGTGGTACCTTAAGCACCAGCAGCAGACAGTCCAGAAGGATTACAGCAAATACTTTGCCATCATTGAAGACCTCCAAAGAAAGGTAACTGTCTCTCAAGGAAAATCTAAGTAGTTGTATTTGGACAATTGGATCGTTGGATCATAATGTTATTTTAGCTGGTAATATTTTATGGAATAAAGTCAGAAGTTGACTTTATCTTCCATATGCTTTATCTTGTGAGGCGCCTGGTAGATCTCATAACATACAAAATCTATTGTAATCTCATCTCAATGTTTTAAATTCAGATGGGTCGTAAAACCAGAGGTGCCTAGGTATAGAGTTTGAACATCATCAGCTGAGTGTAGGATTCTGGTTGGAGAGGCCGTGACTGTAGCCTCACTGGTATACTGATTAGGGAGACATCAGGCATTGTCCAGAGGGCAGGTGAAGGTTCTAGCTACAAATGGACCATACCATTCTTACATGGACCATACCATTCTTTTATACTTCCTTGTGTATTTTTTTGAGCATGTTGTAATGTGGAAGTTCTAGAAGTTTTATGTGATGTATTAAACTAATAATATTAGATTCATTGATTTTCTTGTCTTCCTCAGATCTTAGCAGAAAGCACTGAAAATGCCAGAGGCATCCTTCAGATTGACAATGCCAAGTTGGCAGCAGATGACTTCAGAATGAAGTAAGTTTGACATTGTTAACTATGGGGATTACAGTGGATATCAGCCAGCAGGAACCTTAAAGGAATGTCTCATCTAAGACTACATCCACATATTGAGACATgctctttttttctaaactatttttaaaattttattataatactttattatggaggcagccatctCGCCTGAGCTGCtttaaacagcatttagagatatgctttacagcaaggccCATGGATATAAGCACAGTACTCAGGAGGGAaccctatttacttcaatgggagagttttctaggcgTGATCTATGTGACTTGTAAATAAATCAGTGTGCAGGATCCTGACATCCTgacatatctatatactggtgtcaaatTCCTGTGATAAGTAGGAGACTGCTGAAAAGTTTTCTGTACAGAACTGAAAGTGTAATTTTATTGTAAGACCAAGTGaccagaataaaaactgcaagatttcaggattatttgatAACACAAataataaatcaactggtgccagaaagtgccagagatttgtaatttacttctatttaaaatctccagccttccagtacttttcaattgctgtatgtcctgcaggaagtggtgcaatgctctcggctgccacctctgtccgtgacaggaactgtccagagcagtagcaaatccccataaaaaaaacctctcctgctctccagactggaaagaatacagctacctgcaggacatacagtagctgataagtactggacaacttgagattttcaaatagaagtaaattacaaatttctggcacttgctgcaaccagttgatttgattttttttctccactgaattacccctttaaatagaattcACAGTGACTATAGTTTGCAACGTAATATGTCTTTATAAATGCTTTTCAGGTATGAGAATGAGGCCACCATTTATCAGACCGTGGAATCTGATATCGGAGGTCTAAGAAGACTATTAGATGACTTAAACTTTTCTAAAGCCAACCTTGTATCTCAACTTGAGAGCCTGAAGGAAGAGATTGAGTGTCTGAAGAGGAACCATGAAGAGGTAGTATTTCTTAATGTCTTTTAATAGTTTGTGAGTCTATGtcctaaatgggttatccagggttagaaaaacatggacgctctcttccagagacagcaccactcttgcccccTGTTCACAtggtttgtagagatgagcgaacctcaagcatgcttgagtccatccgaacccgatcattcggcatttgattagcggtggctgctgaagttggataaagctctaaggttgtcttgaaaacatggatacagccaatggctatatccatgatttccacatagccttagggctttatccaacttcagcagccaccgctaatcaaatgtcgaatgatcgggttcggatggactcgagcatgctccaggttctctcatctctaatggtttGTAGTTAagctgcattgacttcaatggaaccgagttgcaaaacctgcacccaaactggaagaGACATatcctcatcctcagcacccggTGCCCAATAGGGTggtatgagcaggttagatttgtgtaatatagtcagaatacccctttaaactcattATAGGATCCAGATATTCAGAAAGGCTTCATGTATACAATAGTTTTATTAAACAGTGTTTTACCAATTCATACAGCACCCGTAAAAATCAATGGGCCATACTGCCACTTTACTTAATAATTTATAAAGAACATGGGAAGCAAATCATGTAATGTTTTGATGTAaagccaatgattttttttttttataccatgtGCATGTGTGTTTTTCCACCCCAGGAAATGAAGGCATTAAGAGGACAGAAGGGAGATATTAATGTGGAAATGGATGCAGCCCCGGGAATTGATCTTAGCAAACTCCTGAGTGAAATGAGAACTCAGTATGAAGAAATCGCTGAACAGAACAGAAGGAAAGCCGAACAGTGGTTCAATGAGAAGGTAAAGTACAGAAAGTAGAGAATAGGTGACTGCTTCCTACCAtaggtttcttaaaggggttatccacttttGGGCACTTTTTTGAGGGggaactggggaggaggtggctgaaataaaagatgtccactctcctccccggttccagcagcgggtcactcatcgcggccctccggtccccggccgcttcctggtgtctgacgctgcccgagacgctacgtctcaggaccgcttagccactcagtgaaggaggcgggatccgagcggacttcaaacggatcctgcctccttcactgagtggctgagcggccctgagacgtagcgtctcgggcgacgtcagacaccaggaagcgtccggggaccggagcgccgcgatgagtgacctgccgctggaaccggggaggtgagtggacgtcttttatttcagccacctcctccccggtctcccccagaaagtgccctcatgctggagcacccctttaatattttcctTGTCTTTGCAGAGTGGCGAACTGAACAGAGAGATCTCCCACAGCAGCGAAATGGTCGAGTCCCACAAATCCCAACTCACAGAACTGAGACGTACGGTCCAAGAGCTGGAGATTGAGCTTCAAGCGCAGCTCGCTATGGTAATCCTAAAAACCATGACTTCAACTACTAATACTAAAAATATACATAGCAAAGTTTATAGTGTATGGCTTCATCTTGCCCAAACAGAAATCGTCCCTGGAGAGCTCCCTGGCTGAGACAGAATGTTCCTACAGTACACAGCTGGCACAACTCCAGGGCTACGTAGTTAACATCGAAGAACAGTTGAGTCAGGTCCGCAGTGATCTAGAACGTCAGAACGCAGAATACACGCTTCTTCTAGACATCAAGACCCGTCTGGAAATGGAGATTGAGACTTATCGTAGACTGCTTGATGGGGAACCGTAAGTCTTCACAATGGTGTTTATAAGGGTCAATGGAGGGCTGTTTGAATAGATTCATTAAAGGTTGATGGTACTAGAAAAAATAAATCTGGTCATAGGGCTCTTCTGATTTGTCAGAGATACATGATATCTCCACTAATTTCCATAAGGTTCTACAATGATTGAAACCCTCTTTGGTTGAGCCCTCTATAGGGACCTTCTGACCTAAAAAAAAGTGGTGGCCAGAACTGAGACTTTAATATGAGCTCTTTAAATGTTTgtatgacatatcagaaggtcTTGTTGAATGGTGTTCCAGTCATTACTGATGAATATCCTTTCCTGTTTTCTAGATGGCAGCACAAAGAACCAGCCCCAGTAGTAAAAGGTATGTGTATTCACTTGAATATAGAGAATTTTTCTGACCGGACTTATTGCCTCAAAATGACAACCCCTGTCCATATGCCCTATCAGGCTATATGAACATTATAGAGTGTCATCAGGGACCCCACTGCTGTACACCAGGTCAAAGAGAACCTCGCAGAGATTATCACCACCATCCAAATGTAATTGACTAAAGACCAGTGTAGAGTGGACCTgtaaaactgtttgggttcagcaatgttctccgaacct is from Dendropsophus ebraccatus isolate aDenEbr1 chromosome 14, aDenEbr1.pat, whole genome shotgun sequence and encodes:
- the LOC138772854 gene encoding keratin, type I cytoskeletal 17-like; this translates as MSSHRKSGSVRTSVSGSISSHRVSSLALDLTKGSEHFAVGHFSGNDGLLHGGEKETMQNLNNRLASYLDKVKALEHANADLEAKIKEWYLKHQQQTVQKDYSKYFAIIEDLQRKILAESTENARGILQIDNAKLAADDFRMKYENEATIYQTVESDIGGLRRLLDDLNFSKANLVSQLESLKEEIECLKRNHEEEMKALRGQKGDINVEMDAAPGIDLSKLLSEMRTQYEEIAEQNRRKAEQWFNEKSGELNREISHSSEMVESHKSQLTELRRTVQELEIELQAQLAMKSSLESSLAETECSYSTQLAQLQGYVVNIEEQLSQVRSDLERQNAEYTLLLDIKTRLEMEIETYRRLLDGEPWQHKEPAPVVKEPNKTRKVTTIVEEVVNGKVVSQKVNATEEKLNI